A single Macaca mulatta isolate MMU2019108-1 chromosome 15, T2T-MMU8v2.0, whole genome shotgun sequence DNA region contains:
- the SURF6 gene encoding surfeit locus protein 6 (The RefSeq protein has 1 substitution compared to this genomic sequence) has product MASLLAKDAYLQSLAKKICSHSGPEQQARTRAGKTRGSEAAGPPKKKRKKTQKKFRQREEKAAEHKAKSLGEKSPAASGARRPEAAKEEAAGASSSAGNPADGLATEPESVFALDVLRQRLHEKIQEARGQGSAKELSPAALEKKRRRKQERDRKKRKRKELRAKEKARKAEEAAEAQEAVEPAPEGACTEPREPPGLIFNKVEVSEDEPASKAQRRKEKRQRVKGNLTPLTGRNYRQLLERLQARQSRLDELRDRDEGKAQELEAKMKWTNLLYKAEGVKIRDDERLLQEALRRKEKRRAQRQRRWEKRTAGVVEKMQQRQDRRRQNLRRKKAARAERRLLRARKKGRILPQDLERAGLV; this is encoded by the exons CTGGCAAAACTCGAGGCTCAGAAGCTGCAGggcccccaaaaaagaaaaggaagaaaacacaaaagaaattcCGGCAGCGGGAAGAGAAGGCTGCTGAGCACAAGGCCAAGTCCTTGGGAGAGAAGTCTCCAGCAGCCTCTGGGGCCAGGAGGCCTGAGGCAGCCAAAGAGGAAGCAGCTGGGGCTTCCAGTTCATCAGGGAACCCTGCAG ATGGCCTGGCCACTGAGCCTGAGTCTGTCTTTGCACTGGATGTTCTGCGACAGCGACTGCATGAGAAGATCCAGGAGGCCCGGGGCCAG GGCAGTGCCAAGGAGCTGTCCCCTGCCGCCCTGGAGAAAAAGCGGAGGAGAAAGCAGGAACGGGACCGGAAGAAGAGGAAGCGAAAGGAGCTGCGGGCGAAAGAGAAGGCCAGGAAGGCTGAGGAGGCCGCGGAGGCCCAGGAGGCGGTGGAGCCAGCCCCAGAGGGTGCTTGCACGGAGCCGCGGGAGCCGCCGGGGCTGATCTTCAATAAG GTGGAGGTGAGCGAAGATGAGCCGGCCAGCAAGGCTCAGCGCAGAAAGGAGAAGAggcagagggtgaaggggaaCCTCACGCCGCTGACCGGGAGGAACTACCGGCAGCTGCTGGAGCGCCTGCAGGCACGGCAGAGCCGGCTGGACGAGCTGCGCGACCGGGATGAGGGGAAGGCGCAGGAGCTGGAGGCCAAGATGAAGTGGACCAACCTCCTGTACAAGGCGGAGGGCGTGAAGATCCGCGATGACGAGCGCCTGCTACAGGAGGCCCTGAGGCGTAAGGAGAAGCGGAGGGCGCAGCGGCAGCGCCGGTGGGAGAAACGCACGGCCGGCGTGGTGGAGAAGATGCAGCAGCGCCAGGACCGGCGTCGGCAGAACCTGCGCAGGAAGAAGGCGGCCCGCGCCGAGCGCCGCCTGCTCAGGGCCCGCAAGAAGGGCCGCATCCTGCCGCAGGACCTGGAGCGCGCAGGCCTGGTCTGA